One Solanum stenotomum isolate F172 unplaced genomic scaffold, ASM1918654v1 scaffold30406, whole genome shotgun sequence DNA segment encodes these proteins:
- the LOC125851834 gene encoding uncharacterized protein LOC125851834: protein MPSDCGRSEKESPPEKKLKLEAEGDGSALKVDDGDQNGNEESSSDDSDSGYDSDDWTTWPNKDAFIKYFQQVNESDGFDFDEYPGSSMYTPIRPFLKSDGLPKFADEIKGYASMAIKYYFGDDV from the exons ATGCCGAGTGATTGTGGAAGGAGTGAAAAAGAATCGCCACCGGAGAAGAAATTGAAACTGGAGGCAGAGGGTGATGGATCTGCTTTGAAGGTTGATGATGGAGATCAAAACGGGAATGAAGAATCTTCCAGCGATGATTCCGATTCCGGCTATGATTCCGATGATTGGACTACTTGGCCAAATAAGGACGCCTTTATCAAGTACTTTCAACAAGTAAACGAGAGCGAT GGTTTTGACTTTGATGAATACCCTGGGTCGTCCATGTATACTCCCATCCGCCCCTTTCTAAAATCTGATGGATTACCTAAGTTTGCTGATGAAATCAAGGGTTATGCTTCAATGGCGATCAAGTATTACTTTGGCGATGATGTATGA
- the LOC125851875 gene encoding uncharacterized protein LOC125851875 has translation MSMPCDCGRSEKESPPEKKLKLEAEADGSDLKVEDGDQNGNEESSGYESDDWTTWPNKDAFIKYFQQVNESDGFDFDEYPGSSMYTPIRPLLKFEGLPKFAAEIKGYASMAIKHYFGDDGKERNVTKIVKINAGGPRDVTYYITFRIDNEGKEETFQAKVQLPIGGTIEFPICRRKD, from the exons ATGTCGATGCCGTGTGATTGTGGAAGGAGTGAAAAGGAATCTCCACCGGAGAAGAAATTGAAACTGGAGGCAGAGGCTGATGGATCTGATTTGAAGGTTGAGGATGGAGATCAAAACGGGAATGAAGAATCTTCCGGCTATGAATCCGATGATTGGACTACTTGGCCAAATAAGGACGCCTTTATCAAGTACTTTCAACAAGTAAACGAGAGCGAT GGTTTTGACTTTGACGAATACCCTGGGTCATCCATGTATACACCCATCCGCCCCCTTCTAAAATTTGAAGGATTACCTAAGTTTGCTGCTGAAATCAAGGGTTACGCTTCAATGGCAATCAAGCATTACTTTGGCGATGAT GGGAAGGAACGCAATGTTACAAAGATTGTGAAGATAAATGCAGGTGGTCCTCGTGACGTTACCTATTACATTACCTTTAGAATTGATAATGAAGGGAAGGAAGAAACTTTTCAAGCTAAGGTACAACTCCCAATTGGGGGAACAATAGAATTTCCAATTTGCAGGCGCAAGGATTAA